In Podospora pseudopauciseta strain CBS 411.78 chromosome 3, whole genome shotgun sequence, one genomic interval encodes:
- a CDS encoding hypothetical protein (COG:S; EggNog:ENOG503NV2W), with translation MDVDTLEAQAPKSAPSPEPPSGNDPSEPPNGKGNQPPKKTTVRKRTKTGCLTCRRRRIKCDEGKPTCGNCIKSKRQCEGYNQRIVFKESMGPFPSGHLWGHPVYHQQAQEALLNAQLSEAQTKAASSQGPLAAIAPKPLSVDFSGTGTHPYSQGFAGPSNHSIAGPPLFSPQHIDPQQHHLPSPQHLEPQHHLPSPPLLTPNTVQYPDQYPSPGDGLPFSDYYGAQTQQPVSALGHVSPIHGHHGQYSHPQPHSHDQGYGHGHGQEIRQGVETPQLASPDTAAALSGTVSVEEGYWQSDDEASMMASDDEQVPIDPHSSHLESNDLGILVARRLDTDGDAYGVHIRSFAGHNATNVLDTYMPSSANSPLNDSQTAAIFWYFVNVTGQSMSLYERHPFDPTPMFQGQPVAKERQHIWTYTFPIMAFNHPALMQAMLALGSLQMAKLQGHPPTAAMKHYHLSLRRIAKNYQSPTRRIQPATLAATLLLGFYEVWNSDHDKWCKHMWGARAILKELPLRQMTRDILTLKRRQREQARRNHQCDEFCFDSRHHEQKDDWPEPDTEFIESLTGLKVDYGGGEGYVVVGGEERVRRLTERDVEKYEQIRDLYWWYCKMDIYQSFLGGTRPFMNYEAWTQCIPRGPFGKIDSIYGTFDHLMLLLGRLASFASKDLTRKRKARKYGPPPGASGGPGGPPGSGPPGGPPGGFEGGPPGRFPGGGPPGAGPPGTFPGGPPGPGQGRGASPPPFTGLMPSSGTFDIPKGFSPPRESTPPPDSSSSSEEPEDFSTSTAKALQEWESIRAAFELFRSKLGPDFEPMGPDFAPPDMTPFGPALIYRTYSIAGIWMNYYMGLIILHRSHPSMPPIAIYAAGMAAQQTGRWANEIARIAAGLHEDTTHVSAVSTLVGAAFIESCFCLFVAGVQFQSLPQRHFTIRRLRDIARLTGWQSARQIADGCESGWNKAASLGRGPPYHSPPELGPLFPDNIWNRPRRIDRRIREIEASEEAPDGKLVLAKTEQAHYALGLLSVERDLDELVIVEEEDEKRRKGGN, from the exons ATGGACGTCGACACCCTGGAGGCACAAGCCCCAAAGTCTGCTCCTTCGCCCGAGCCTCCCTCTGGCAATGATCCCTCTGAGCCGCCCAATGGCAAGGGAAACCAGCCGCCAAAAAAGACAACAGTCAGAAAGAGAACCAAGACTGGCTGCCTCA CTTGCCGCAGACGGCGAATCAAATGCGACGAGGGCAAGCCCACCTGCGGGAACTGCATCAAGTCCAAGAGACAATGTGAGGGATACAACCAGCGCATTGTCTTCAAGGAGTCTATGGGGCCGTTTCCTTCTGGCCACCTTTGGGGACATCCTGTGTACCATCAGCAGGCCCAGGAGGCCCTTCTGAACGCTCAGCTCTCGGAAGCACAAACCAAGGCTGCCTCGTCACAAGGACCGCTTGCCGCTATTGCTCCCAAGCCGCTATCCGTTGATTTTTCTGGTACCGGGACGCACCCTTACTCTCAGGGCTTTGCGGGACCTTCCAACCATTCTATCGCTGGGCCACCCCTCTTTAGCCCGCAGCACATCGacccacaacaacatcactTGCCTAGCCCGCAGCACCTCGAGCCACAGCATCACTTGCCCAGCCCGCCGCTCTTGACTCCCAATACTGTTCAGTATCCCGACCAGTATCCTTCACCTGGGGACGGGTTGCCCTTCTCGGACTATTATGGAGCTCAGACTCAACAGCCGGTTAGCGCTCTTGGACATGTCTCCCCCATTCATGGTCACCATGGTCAATattctcatcctcaaccccaTTCCCATGACCAGGGCTATGGTCATGGCCATGGCCAAGAGATCCGGCAGGGTGTTGAGACACCACAGTTGGCTTCGCCAGATACGGCAGCGGCACTCAGCGGCACTGTGTCTGTGGAAGAAGGATACTGGCAGTCTGACGATGAAGCTTCCATGATGGCATCAGACGATGAACAAGTGCCGATAGACCCGCACAGCAGCCATCTCGAGTCTAACGATCTCGGTATCCTCGTGGCTCGGCGTCTCGACACCGACGGTGATGCCTACGGCGTTCACATCCGGTCCTTTGCCGGTCACAATGCCACCAACGTCCTCGACACGTACATGCCGTCGTCAGCAAACTCACCCCTCAACGACTCCCAAACCGCCGCCATCTTCTGGTACTTTGTCAACGTCACAGGCCAAAGCATGTCTCTCTACGAGCGCCACCCCTTTGACCCCACCCCCATGTTCCAAGGACAGCCCGTCGCCAAGGAGCGGCAACACATCTGGACCT ATACTTTCCCCATCATGGCGTTCAACCACCCGGCCCTCATGCAGGCGATGCTCGCGCTGGGTAGTCTGCAAATGGCCAAGCTCCAGGGCCaccccccaacagcagcgaTGAAGCACTACCACTTGAGTCTCCGACGTATCGCTAAGAACTATCAAAGTCCTACTCGACGGATCCAACCAGCCACTCTGGCAGCTACTTTGCTGCTTGGCTTCTACGAGGTGTGGAACTCGGATCACGATAAATGGTGTAAACACATGTGGGGCGCTCGCGCGATCCTGAAGGAGCTTCCCCTACGGCAAATGACGCGTGATATTCTCACTCTGAAGCGGAGACAGCGGGAGCAAGCGAGGCGTAATCACCAGTGTGATGAGTTTTGTTTCGACTCGCGTCATCATGAGCAAAAGGATGACTGGCCGGAGCCGGACACGGAGTTTATTGAGAGTCTGACGGGGTTGAAGGTTGATTatggcgggggggaggggtatgttgttgttgggggggaggagagggtgaggaggttgacggAGAGGGATGTTGAAAAGTATGAGCAGATTAGGGATTTGTATTGGTGGTATTGCAAGATGGATATTTATCAGAGTTTTCTGGGGGGGACGAGGCCTTT CATGAATTATGAGGCGTGGACGCAGTGTATTCCTAGGGGGCCGTTTGGGAAGATTGATTCGAT TTATGGGACTTTTGACCatttgatgttgttgttgggacgGTTGGCGAGTTTTGCGTCGAAGGAtttgacgaggaagaggaaggcgaggaagtaTGGGCCGCCGCCTGGAGCTTCAGGTGGTCCTGGCGGTCCTCCTGGTAGTGGTCCTCCGGGTGGTCCTCCTGGTGGTTTTGAGGGTGGTCCCCCAGGAAGATTCCCCGGCGGTGGTCCTCCTGGTGCCGGCCCGCCCGGAACTTTCCCCGGCGGCCCCCCGGGACCCGGCCAGGGAAGAGGTgcatctccaccccccttcaCCGGCCTAATGCCCTCCTCGGGCACCTTCGACATCCCCAAAGGCTTCTCTCCACCCCGGGAgtccacccctcccccggactcttcttcctcctcggaaGAACCAGAAGACTTCTCCACCTCGACCGCCAAAGCTCTCCAAGAATGGGAATCCATCCGCGCCGCCTTTGAGCTCTTCCGCTCTAAGCTCGGCCCCGACTTTGAGCCCATGGGTCCTGACTTCGCGCCCCCAGACATGACCCCCTTTGGCCCGGCTTTGATCTACAGGACTTACAGCATCGCGGGGATATGGATGAATTACTACATGGGGCTGATTATTTTGCACAGAAGCCACCCGTCGATGCCCCCGATTGCAATATATGCCGCCGGCATGGCGGCGCAGCAGACGGGGAGGTGGGCTAATGAGATTGCGAGGATCGCGGCGGGGTTGCATGAGGATACCACGCATGTTAGTGCTGTGAGCACGCTGGTGGGTGCGGCGTTTATAGAGAGCTGTTTTTGCTTGTTTGTGGCGGGGGTGCAG TTCcaatccctcccccaacgccaCTTCACcatccgccgcctccgcGACATAGCCCGGCTAACAGGCTGGCAATCCGCCCGCCAAATCGCCGACGGCTGCGAGTCCGGCTGGAACAAAGCCGCCTCCCTCGGCCGCGGCCCACCCTACCACTCACCCCCCGAGCTCGGCCCCTTATTCCCAGACAACATCTGGAACCGTCCCCGGCGTATCGATCGCCGGATCCGCGAGATTGAAGCCTCGGAAGAAGCCCCAGACGGGAAACTCGTCCTGGCAAAAACAGAACAAGCCCACTACGCGCTTGGGCTGCTGAGCGTGGAGCGGGATTTGGATGAACTGGTaattgttgaggaggaggatgagaagaggaggaagggggggaacTAG
- the PUP2 gene encoding proteasome component pup2 (MEROPS:MER0047611; COG:O; EggNog:ENOG503NWYW) — translation MFMARSEYDRGINTFSPEGRLFQVEYSLEAIKLGSTAIGISTSTGVILGVEKRVTSSLLETSSVEKIVEIDRHIGCAMSGLQADARSMVEHARVECQSHAFNYNENLRVESCTQAICDLALRFGESADGEESIMSRPFGVALLIAGYDEDGPSLYHAEPSGTFYRYDAKAIGSGSEGAQAELQNEYHKSLTIEDAETLVLKTLKQVMEEKLDSKNVQLASVTKERGFRIYTDEEMAAVVERLPAN, via the exons ATGTTTATGGCAAGATCAGAATACG ATCGGGGTATCAA caCCTTCTCCCCCGAAGGCCGCCTCTTCCAAGTAGAATACTCCCTCGAAGCAATCAAACTCGGCTCAACCGCCATCggcatctccacctccaccggcgTCATCCTCGGCGTCGAAAAGCGcgtcacctcctccctcctcgagaCCTCCTCCGTCGAGAAGATCGTCGAGATCGACCGCCACATCGGCTGCGCAATGTCGGGCCTCCAAGCCGACGCCCGCTCCATGGTCGAGCACGCCCGCGTAGAGTGCCAATCCCACGCCTTCAACTACAACGAGAACCTCCGCGTCGAGTCCTGCACCCAGGCCATTTGCGATCTTGCCCTCCGCTTCGGCGAGAGCGCCGATGGAGAGGAGAGCATCATGTCCAGACCGTTTGGTGTGGCGTTGTTGATTGCGGGCTATGACGAGGACGGGCCGAGCTTGTATCATGCCGAGCCGAGCGGGACGTTTTACAGGTATGATGCCAAGGCTattgggagtgggagtgagggGGCGCAGGCGGAGTTGCAGAATGAGTATCACAAG TCGTTGACCATCGAGGATGCGGAGACTCTGGTTCTCAAGACATTGAAGCAGGTcatggaggagaagctcgacTCCAAGAATGTCCAGCTTGCTAGCGTCACCAAGGAGCGCGGGTTCAGAATATACacggatgaggagatggctgcggtggtggagaggctTCCTGCGAACTAG
- the alp4 gene encoding gamma tubulin complex Spc97/GCP2 subunit Alp4 (COG:Z; EggNog:ENOG503NWIP) — MYPGTLTPALPCRSKPALVPIRDSKEPARESIHGHCRVLGAGKLPRLGIGRAEVITILSPHICRPKVVVQHHFAIITAQQPNAGTGSRKRRTNTMSSGTTRPSTFQDKRSRPDQVSFSQSHSQHQHSNAESRKRSTSVNPRSASRHVEERRTEKVQVTTRETLMTRTRSPDRREGAKQRAAEPRSRDMRQDAPPQGKKEKPAPHPWEPEATLLPHTTAPLASRISIPPLASTAPQTLQPKPFHDLSLEAQEAVIIEDLLFVFMGYEGQYIRFGKGYNPNEERDRLSGPTWRILPGLDPSLQDLTQSMLRMAAHYTALETFVDVQSREEFGSVNHALCASIRKLLQEYLVMVAQLETQFLTDDSFTLHVLNIHVLPTSHMMHQVYGLAHELLKRNALLDDESDESSDGGDDYDHILEQLREGGELVPGNMTGKKITKGGVVLGLITKRLESMSGDPAARALLTTLLRDASKPYMAMLNEWLHHGGINDPHSEFLIKEQRSIRRERLEQDYTDEYWERRYTIRDHDVPPQLEGVKDKVLLAGKYLNVVRECGGVDVSLQVKHVPTSFDDNRFLDNVNNAYAHANESLMQLLLTTHQLPARLRSLKHYFFLDPSDYFSYFLELGASELRKPVKSVNTGKLQSLLDLVLRQPGSIVALDPFKEDVKVEMNEINLTKSLHRVVNITGIEQGEALQPLTSNQPVESDKAANGFTSLQIDYSVPFPVSLVVSRKTVWRYQALFRYLLSLRYLESQLSTTWQTHTSGFVWCHRSSSRVLEIWKRRVWTLRARMLVFVQQLLYFCTAEVIEPNWQALMARVREREKPPQQEQQQQAGAGEQNGTTLPTPTTSPNLHHYPLKSTHIRPGLTRTVDELMQDHVDFLDTCLKECMLTNSKLLRIHSKLTQTCTIFATYTNWLSRELEKTDPDLSGHHRPPNMSEEQWRVFQSVRSQKPTDASFMEGQQQQQQQQQGEDKMASLFDLIRKWEDNFSKHLQILLDALNHYAATETVVLLSLCARLSTANAGSGYTGRGGYGQGQVDGVGVQNGGGGMEGGDVRMGGV; from the exons ATGTACCCAGGTACCTTGACCCCAGCCTTGCCCTGCCGCAGTAAACCCGCGCTAGTCCCGATTCGGGACAGCAAAGAGCCGGCGCGTGAATCCATCCATGGCCATTGTCGCGTTTTGGGGGCTGGAAAGCTCCCGCGACTTGGCATTGGCAGGGCAGAGGTAATCACTATCTTATCACCACATATCTGCCGCCCAAAGGTTGTTGTTCAACATCATTTTGCGATCATCACTGCCCAGCAGCCCAATGCCGGCACCGGCAGCCGTAAGAGGAGGACGAACACAATGTCGTCTGGCACCACCAGGCCGTCGACATTTCAAGACAAGAGAAGCAGACCAGACCAAGTGAGCTTTTCCCAGAGCCACAGCCAACACCAGCACAGCAATGCCGAGTCGAGAAAACGGTCCACCTCGGTCAACCCCCGCTCCGCGAGCAGACATGTCGAGGAGCGCCGCACCGAAAAGGTGCAGGTGACGACGCGGGAGACGCTGATGACACGGACGAGGAGCCCCGATCGCCGCGAGGGAGCAAAGCAGCGTGCTGCTGAACCAAGGTCTCGGGATATGCGACAGGATGCGCCACCCCAAG gaaaaaaagaaaaacccgCCCCCCACCCATGGGAACCAGAAGCGACCCTCCTCCCGCACACAACAGCCCCCTTAGCATCCCGCATATCAATCCCACCcctcgcctccaccgccccccagACCCTCCAACCGAAACCCTTTCATGACCTCTCCCTCGAAGCCCAAGAGGCGGTCATCATCGAGGACCTCCTATTCGTCTTTATGGGCTACGAAGGCCAATACATTCGTTTTGGCAAAGGCTACAATCCCAACGAGGAACGAGACAGGCTGTCCGGTCCAACATGGCGCATCCTCCCCGGCCTCGACCCCTCCTTGCAAGACCTCACCCAGTCCATGCTGCGCATGGCTGCTCATTACACCGCTCTCGAGACGTTTGTCGACGTACAATCCCGCGAAGAATTCGGCTCCGTCAACCACGCCCTTTGCGCGTCAATACGGAAGCTGCTGCAGGAGTATTTGGTCATGGTTGCGCAGTTGGAGACGCAGTTCTTGACGGATGACTCGTTCACGTTGCATGTATTGAATATTCATGTGCTGCCCACGAGCCATATGATGCATCAGGTTTATGGGCTGGCGCATGAGCTGTTGAAGAGGAATGCGCTGCTGGATGATGAGTCGGATGAGAGTAGTGACGGCGGAGATGATTATGATCATATTTTGGAGCAGCTacgagaagggggggagctGGTGCCGGGGAACATGACCGGCAAGAAGATTACcaagggaggggtggtgctggggttGATCACCAAGAGGTTGGAGTCCATGTCTGGTGATCCGGCGGCCAGGGCGTTGTTGACGACGCTACTGAGGGATGCGAGCAAGCCGTACATGGCTATGCTGAACGAGTGGCTGCACCATGGGGGGATTAATGACCCGCATTCGGAGTTTTTGATCAAGGAGCAGAGGAGTAtcaggagggagaggctggAGCAGGATTATACTGATGAGTattgggagaggaggtatACCATCCGAGACCACGACGTGCCGCCGCAGCTGGAGGGGGTCAAGGACAAGGTGTTGCTTGCGGGGAAATATCTGAATGTGGTCAGGGAATGCGGCGGCGTCGATGTCAGCTTGCAGGTTAAGCACGTGCCGACTTCCTTTGACGACAATCGGTTTCTGGATAATGTCAACAATGCCTATGCGCATGCGAATGAGTCGCTGATGCAGTTGCTGTTGACGACGCATCAGCTGCCGGCACGGTTGCGGTCGCTGAAGCATTACTTCTTTCTGGATCCGTCGGATTACTTTTCTTACTTTCTCGAGCTCGGGGCTAGTGAGCTGAGGAAGCCGGTCAAGTCGGTGAACACGGGGAAGTTGCAGTCGCTGTTGGATCTGGTGCTGAGGCAGCCGGGGAGCATTGTTGCGCTTGATCCGTTCAAGGAGGATGTCAAGGTGGAGATGAACGAGATCAACCTGACCAAGAGCCTTCATCGGGTGGTGAATATCACGGGGATAGAGCAAGGGGAGGCGCTGCAGCCGCTGACGAGCAACCAGCCGGTGGAGAGCGACAAGGCGGCGAATGGGTTTACGTCGTTGCAGATTGATTATTCGGTGCCGTTTCCTGtgtcgttggtggtgagcagGAAGACGGTGTGGCGGTATCAGGCTCTTTTCAGGTATCTGCTGTCGTTGCGATATCTGGAGTCGCAGTTGTCGACGACGTGGCAGACGCACACGAGCGGGTTTGTGTGGTGTCATCggtcgtcgtcgagggtgttggagatttggaagaggagggtgtggaCGTTACGAGCGAggatgttggtgtttgtgcAGCAGCTGTTGTATTTCTGCACGGCCGAGGTCATTGAGCCGAACTGGCAGGCTTtgatggcgagggtgagggagagggagaagccgcctcagcaggagcagcagcagcaagcggGAGCTGGGGAGCAAAACGGCACAACactcccaacaccaaccacatccccaaacctccaccACTACCCACTAAAGTCGACACATATCCGCCCGGGGTTGACGAGGACAGTGGATGAGCTGATGCAGGATCATGTCGATTTCTTGGATACGTGTCTGAAGGAGTGTATGCTGACGAACTCTAAACTCTTGCGT ATCCACTCCAAACTAACCCAAACCTGCACCATCTTTGCAACCTACACAAACTGGCTATCCCGCGAGCTGGAAAAGACGGACCCCGACCTCTCGGGACATCACAGACCGCCCAACATGTCGGAGGAGCAGTGGCGGGTTTTCCAGTCTGTCCGCTCCCAAAAACCTACCGATGCCTCCTTCATGGAgggtcagcagcagcagcagcagcagcagcaaggagAGGACAAGATGGCGAGCTTGTTTGACTTGATCAGGAAATGGGAGGACAATTTCAGCAAGCACCTGCAGATTTTGCTGGACGCGCTGAACCACTACGCGGCTACTGAGACGGTGGTGCTTTTGAGTTTGTGCGCGAGGTTGAGCACGGCCAATGCGGGGAGCGGCTATACCGGACGAGGGGGGTATGGGCAGGGACaggtggatggggtgggggtgcagaatggtggtggtgggatggaagggggggatgtgaggatggggggtgTATAa
- the GYP8 gene encoding GTPase-activating protein gyp8 (COG:T; BUSCO:EOG092642UD; EggNog:ENOG503NYCP): protein MDMMLGPEPETNTADFDEKPIKMEDPIDEKPPDPKDEAAEQKKKEILKACKTRDFAALRTLAASPGGFLTDTIRQQAWPLLLGIPSLSDTKPEEEEEEEKEDWKSLPPHKDESQVQLDVNRAFVYYPNDQNDTQLSHSKTLLSTLIIRTLRHHPYLSYFQGYHDICQVLLLTLPPALQPAALAHLSLLRIRDFMLPNLHPAIAQLRLLPDILRSSDPELWQHLSSTEPFFALSGTLTMYAHDITNLGEITRLFDVLLARDPVFSLYLFAAIVRSRRGKLLDIPEDEPEMLHSVLSKLPQPLDLEGLISQAVELEREYPPEGLRGWGRGISRWSVLKTGRGEGVYRQGLEEGREAFEKQIRELEWRERVSRVGEVVRRNRGVVRGVGFAVLVAVVGVVVRRFVHHQPGYGGHGERGGMLEYVMGLVGRGWVR from the exons ATGGATATGATGCTAGGCCCCGAGCCTGAAACCAACACGGCCGACTTTGACGAAAAGCCCATCAAGATGGAGGACCCCATCGACGAGAAACCCCCCGATCCCAAAGACGAAGCCGccgagcaaaagaaaaaagaaatcctAAAAGCATGCAAGACAAGGGACTTTGCCGCCCTCAGAACCCTTGCCGCCTCACCAGGAGGATTTCTAACAGACACCATCCGCCAACAAGCGT GGCCATTACTGCTGGGCATCCCATCACTATCAGACACcaaaccagaagaagaagaagaagaagaaaaagaagactggaaatccctcccccctcacaaaGACGAATCCCAGGTCCAGCTCGACGTCAACAGAGCCTTTGTCTACTACCCCAACGACCAAAACGACACCCAGCTCTCCCACAGcaaaaccctcctctccaccctcatcatccgcaCCCTCCGTCACCACCCGTACCTATCCTACTTTCAAGGCTACCACGACATATGCCAAGTCTTGCTGTTGACCCTCCCCCCGGCCCTCCAACCAGCCGCCCTGGCCCACTTGTCACTTCTGCGCATCAGGGATTTTATGCTACCGAACCTCCACCCTGCCATAGCGCAACTGCGACTCCTCCCGGATATCCTGAGATCGTCCGACCCGGAACTATGGCAACATCTGTCATCGACAGAACCTTTTTTTGCGCTGTCGGGGACGTTGACGATGTACGCGCATGACATTACTAATCTGGGGGAGATCACCAGGCTGTTTGATGTGTTGCTGGCGAGGGATCCGGTTTTCTCATTGTATTTGTTTGCGGCTATTGTTCGCTCCCGCAGAGGGAAACTGCTTGATATACCGGAGGATGAACCGGAGATGTTGCATTCGGTGCTGTCGAAGCTGCCGCAGCCGTTggatttggaggggttgatatCTCAGGCGGTGGAGCTGGAACGAGAATACCCgccggaggggttgaggggttgggggagggggattaGTAGGTGGTCGGTTCtgaagacggggaggggggagggggtttatAGGCAGGGGTtagaggaggggagggaggcgtttGAGAAGCAAATTAGGGAGCTCgagtggagggagagggtgtcaagggtcggggaggtggtgaggaggaataggggggtggtgaggggggttgggtttgcggttttggttgctgtggtgggggtggtggtgaggaggtttgTGCATCATCAGCCGGGGTATGGGGGGcatggggagaggggggggatgttgGAGTATGTGATGGGactggtggggagggggtgggtgaggtaG